In Pseudomonas sp. ADAK18, a single window of DNA contains:
- the arfB gene encoding alternative ribosome rescue aminoacyl-tRNA hydrolase ArfB yields MLVISNTVHLPDAEIELTAIRAQGAGGQNVNKVSSAVHLRFDIPASSLPEFYKERLLALRDSRITSEGVLILKAQQYRTQEQNRADALERLVELILSATKVEKKRRPTKPTLGSKKRRLESKTKRGSIKAGRGKVDF; encoded by the coding sequence ATGCTGGTGATTTCCAACACCGTGCACCTCCCCGACGCTGAGATCGAGTTGACCGCCATCCGTGCCCAAGGCGCCGGTGGCCAAAACGTCAACAAAGTCTCCAGCGCCGTGCACCTGCGCTTCGACATCCCGGCCTCATCATTGCCGGAGTTCTACAAGGAACGTCTGCTGGCCCTGCGCGACAGCCGCATCACCAGCGAAGGTGTGCTGATCCTCAAAGCCCAGCAATACCGAACCCAGGAACAGAACCGCGCCGATGCCCTGGAGCGTCTGGTGGAGTTGATCCTCAGTGCCACCAAGGTCGAAAAGAAGCGCCGCCCCACCAAGCCAACTCTGGGCTCAAAAAAGCGTCGCCTTGAATCCAAGACCAAGCGCGGCAGCATCAAGGCCGGCCGAGGCAAGGTCGATTTCTAA
- a CDS encoding amino acid permease, which translates to MSGPNSHSGELKRGLKNRHIQLIALGGAIGTGLFLGSAGVLKSAGPSMILGYAICGFIAFMIMRQLGEMIVEEPVAGSFSHFAHKYWGGFAGFLSGWNCWILYILVGMSELTAVGKYVHYWWPEIPTWVSAAAFFVLINAINLANVKVFGEAEFWFAIIKVVAIVGMIALGSYLLVSGTGGPQASVTNLWEHGGFFPHGVGGLVMAMAIIMFSFGGLEMLGFTAAEADKPRTVIPKAINQVIYRILIFYIGALVVLLSLTPWDSLLASLNASGDAYSGSPFVQVFSMLGSNTAAHILNFVVLTAALSVYNSGTYCNSRMLLGMAEQGDAPKGLAKIDKRGVPVRSILASAAVTLVAVLMNYLIPQHALELLMSLVVATLVINWAMISFSHFKFRQHMDRTGQVPLFKALWYPYGNYVCLAFVAFILCIMLMIPGIQISVYAIPVWVLFMWVCYCVKNKRKAQETLSTASVLK; encoded by the coding sequence ATGAGTGGACCCAACTCGCATTCAGGCGAGCTAAAACGCGGCCTGAAAAATCGTCATATTCAACTGATCGCCCTCGGTGGCGCGATCGGTACCGGCCTGTTCCTGGGCTCGGCCGGGGTGCTGAAATCCGCCGGCCCGTCGATGATCCTTGGCTACGCCATTTGTGGTTTTATCGCCTTCATGATCATGCGCCAACTGGGCGAAATGATCGTTGAAGAGCCGGTAGCCGGCTCCTTCAGCCACTTTGCCCACAAGTACTGGGGCGGCTTCGCCGGTTTCCTGTCGGGCTGGAACTGCTGGATTCTGTACATCCTGGTGGGCATGTCGGAGCTGACAGCCGTGGGCAAGTACGTGCACTACTGGTGGCCGGAGATTCCAACCTGGGTCTCGGCGGCGGCGTTTTTCGTGCTAATCAATGCGATCAACCTGGCCAACGTCAAAGTCTTCGGTGAGGCCGAGTTCTGGTTCGCCATCATCAAGGTGGTGGCCATCGTCGGCATGATCGCCCTGGGCAGTTACCTGCTGGTCAGCGGCACCGGCGGGCCACAGGCCTCGGTGACCAACCTGTGGGAACACGGCGGGTTCTTCCCCCATGGTGTCGGCGGGTTGGTGATGGCCATGGCTATCATCATGTTCTCCTTCGGCGGCCTGGAAATGCTCGGTTTCACGGCTGCTGAAGCGGACAAGCCGCGCACCGTGATCCCCAAGGCGATCAATCAGGTGATCTACCGGATCCTGATTTTCTACATCGGCGCGCTGGTAGTGCTGTTGTCATTGACGCCATGGGACAGTTTGTTGGCGAGCCTCAACGCGTCGGGTGATGCTTATAGCGGTAGCCCGTTTGTGCAGGTGTTCTCGATGTTGGGCAGCAACACGGCTGCGCATATCCTCAACTTCGTGGTGTTGACGGCGGCGCTGTCGGTTTATAACAGCGGCACTTACTGCAACAGCCGTATGTTGCTGGGTATGGCTGAGCAGGGGGATGCCCCCAAGGGCCTGGCGAAGATCGACAAGCGTGGGGTGCCAGTGCGGTCGATTCTGGCGTCGGCGGCGGTGACGTTGGTGGCCGTGTTGATGAACTACCTGATTCCGCAACATGCGCTGGAATTGCTGATGTCGCTGGTGGTTGCGACGCTGGTGATTAACTGGGCGATGATCAGCTTTTCACACTTCAAGTTTCGCCAGCATATGGATCGGACGGGGCAGGTGCCGTTGTTCAAGGCGCTTTGGTATCCGTATGGGAACTATGTCTGCCTGGCGTTTGTGGCGTTTATCCTGTGCATCATGTTGATGATTCCGGGAATCCAGATCTCGGTGTATGCGATTCCGGTTTGGGTGCTGTTTATGTGGGTGTGTTATTGCGTCAAGAATAAGCGCAAAGCTCAGGAAACTCTGAGTACAGCCTCGGTGCTTAAATAG
- a CDS encoding leucyl aminopeptidase: protein MDKARAVEHFLYYLAHHPALTGLHRPTVLLGHTERYEAITHAITQGSAARFDFKVQRLDLEPSEALAKSIEDCDLYMFLYDSSTLPNPRAEGPDFIRALQGIMAEHWKKSLLLKDYGDYFYDTFSVAPQRIADLNATLIRRMSQASVLSFTDEHGSRLEAPMSSIKKWTNINGVGNHDLAPGEIATHSEAINGQVRFVGTFLSTIPFARKYGVLQSPLELWIENSTICSVASDVPGLADDFNKYLNANPSNRRVEELGIGTNEGVKDLYARNAGFEERHCGLHLGLGGGQKGSHHLDLIFSSGVLALDDKPVFDGTFAF, encoded by the coding sequence ATGGACAAGGCCCGCGCCGTCGAGCATTTTCTCTATTACTTGGCACATCACCCGGCCCTGACGGGCCTTCACCGCCCGACCGTGCTCCTGGGCCATACCGAGCGCTACGAGGCCATCACCCACGCGATCACCCAAGGCAGTGCCGCGCGCTTTGACTTCAAGGTGCAACGCCTGGACCTGGAACCCAGCGAAGCCCTGGCCAAGTCCATCGAAGACTGCGACCTGTACATGTTTCTCTATGATTCCTCGACCTTGCCCAATCCCCGGGCAGAAGGCCCCGATTTTATTCGCGCCCTGCAAGGCATCATGGCCGAGCACTGGAAAAAGTCCCTGTTACTCAAGGACTATGGCGACTACTTCTACGACACCTTCAGCGTCGCCCCGCAGCGCATTGCCGACCTCAATGCCACGCTGATCCGGCGCATGTCCCAGGCCAGCGTGCTGAGCTTCACCGATGAGCACGGCTCACGCCTTGAAGCGCCCATGAGCAGCATCAAGAAGTGGACCAATATCAATGGCGTCGGCAACCATGACCTGGCGCCCGGCGAAATTGCCACCCACAGCGAAGCCATCAACGGCCAGGTGCGCTTTGTCGGCACCTTTCTCAGCACCATTCCCTTCGCCCGTAAATACGGGGTGTTGCAGTCACCACTGGAGTTATGGATCGAGAACTCGACCATCTGCTCCGTCGCCAGTGACGTGCCGGGGTTGGCCGATGACTTCAACAAGTACCTGAATGCCAACCCCTCCAACCGCCGGGTGGAAGAACTGGGCATCGGCACCAATGAAGGGGTCAAAGACCTGTATGCCCGCAACGCCGGCTTTGAAGAACGCCACTGCGGCCTGCACCTGGGGTTGGGAGGCGGCCAGAAAGGCAGCCACCACTTGGACCTGATTTTCTCCAGCGGGGTGTTGGCCTTGGATGACAAGCCCGTGTTTGATGGCACTTTTGCGTTCTAA
- a CDS encoding MFS transporter translates to MPDTQRPMAVTLQVVSIVLFTFIGYLNIGIPLAVLPGYVHSDLGFGAVIAGLVISVQYLATLLSRPYAGRIIDNLGSKRAVMYGLAGCGLSGVFMLLSAWLSSLPAWSLTSLLIGRLVLGSAESLVGSGSIGWGIGRVGAANTAKVISWNGIASYGALAVGAPLGVLLVSHLGLWSMGVSIILLAVVGLVLAWPKVAAPIVVGERLPFLHVLGRVLPHGCGLALGSIGFGTIATFITLYYATQHWDNAVLCLSLFGASFIGARLLFGNLINRIGGFRVAIVCLSVETLGLLLLWLAPDAHLALAGAALSGFGFSLVFPALGVEAVNLVPASSRGAAVGAYSLFIDLSLGITGPLAGAIAAGFGFASIFLFAAIAAFGGLLLSLYLYRQAPKSREARETT, encoded by the coding sequence ATGCCAGATACCCAGCGCCCCATGGCGGTCACGCTGCAAGTCGTTTCCATCGTCCTCTTCACCTTTATCGGCTACCTGAATATCGGCATTCCCCTGGCCGTGCTGCCGGGCTATGTCCATAGCGACCTGGGCTTCGGCGCGGTGATCGCTGGGCTGGTGATCAGCGTGCAGTATCTGGCCACGCTGCTGAGCCGACCGTATGCCGGCCGGATCATCGACAACCTCGGCAGCAAACGTGCGGTGATGTACGGACTGGCGGGTTGTGGCTTGAGCGGCGTGTTCATGCTGCTCTCGGCCTGGCTATCAAGCCTGCCGGCCTGGAGCCTGACGAGCCTGTTGATCGGCCGACTGGTGCTGGGCAGCGCCGAAAGCCTGGTAGGCTCCGGTTCGATCGGTTGGGGCATCGGCCGGGTGGGTGCGGCGAACACCGCCAAGGTCATCTCCTGGAACGGTATCGCCAGCTACGGCGCATTGGCCGTCGGCGCACCGCTGGGCGTGCTGCTGGTCAGCCATCTAGGACTGTGGAGCATGGGGGTCAGCATTATCCTGTTGGCCGTGGTGGGACTGGTGCTGGCCTGGCCGAAAGTCGCAGCGCCAATTGTCGTGGGTGAACGCTTGCCGTTCCTGCACGTACTGGGGCGCGTGTTACCCCACGGTTGCGGGCTAGCCCTGGGTTCCATTGGCTTTGGCACCATCGCCACCTTTATCACCCTGTATTACGCCACTCAACACTGGGACAACGCGGTGCTGTGCCTGAGCCTGTTCGGGGCCAGCTTTATCGGAGCACGGCTGCTGTTCGGCAACCTGATCAACCGGATCGGCGGCTTTCGCGTGGCGATTGTCTGCCTGTCGGTGGAAACCCTGGGCCTGCTGCTGTTGTGGCTGGCGCCCGACGCCCACCTGGCATTGGCCGGCGCGGCCTTGAGCGGGTTCGGTTTTTCCCTGGTGTTTCCGGCATTGGGGGTGGAAGCGGTCAACCTGGTGCCTGCGTCCAGCCGTGGCGCGGCGGTGGGGGCGTATTCGTTGTTTATCGATTTGTCCCTGGGGATCACCGGGCCATTGGCCGGGGCGATTGCGGCGGGGTTCGGCTTTGCGTCGATCTTCCTGTTTGCGGCCATCGCGGCATTTGGCGGCTTACTGCTCAGCCTGTATTTGTACCGGCAGGCGCCGAAGTCTCGGGAAGCGCGGGAAACGACTTAG
- a CDS encoding type III effector, whose protein sequence is MITTSPLYPQVLHGPALDPSMHQSNNVTENKQLEANLGRVASESPAAHKTVDALLSSVTRLFTLVEGSELKARAKMLASYSLDSPSFGVIGQLGAGGFTRILDEARHGGVDRHRGGQEPLTLREKATAFFNLSNSPYFRETMERIHGSPELKEQAGAIIDTRYLESKQFGPARGSSKERPLPDQLALYTFKNESTQDASKNAHLYEQIKEVNGQPVVSNPAKAGASLTKVQNDFREALPLANKVWTSAADLKSDQRLTSRELDFARLNPRNRMDRDDGQFGHQGPIKSFTSLPLEQTVVPRGNGFAVWQVKQDTGFARDAALQAKPVVAGPSGTTDRFMTAARLLGNGLINELGLNPPKAGESPSQSEARAQREMKELVRWMATGYLVDDNHHSMVEVNLGAANHGLAAQWGAQLYREPFTAPINTRQFSISNADVARELEWQPAVKTHYEKFRHDLQGGNRATVTPDGRVL, encoded by the coding sequence ATGATCACGACATCACCCCTTTATCCGCAGGTGTTGCACGGGCCCGCGCTTGATCCGAGTATGCATCAGAGCAATAACGTTACCGAGAACAAGCAGCTAGAGGCCAATCTTGGCCGAGTGGCCAGTGAAAGCCCGGCAGCGCACAAAACGGTGGATGCCTTGCTTTCAAGCGTGACCAGACTGTTTACGTTAGTCGAAGGCAGTGAGCTGAAAGCCAGGGCAAAGATGCTCGCCAGTTACTCACTGGACTCTCCCAGTTTTGGGGTGATCGGCCAGTTGGGTGCTGGTGGTTTCACCCGCATCCTTGATGAGGCGCGCCATGGCGGGGTAGACCGCCACCGCGGCGGGCAAGAGCCACTGACACTGCGAGAAAAGGCCACCGCCTTTTTCAACCTGAGCAACTCGCCTTACTTTCGAGAAACCATGGAGCGTATTCACGGTTCGCCCGAGTTGAAAGAACAGGCTGGCGCAATTATTGATACTCGCTATCTGGAGTCAAAACAATTCGGGCCAGCGCGGGGCAGCAGCAAGGAGCGGCCATTACCCGACCAACTGGCGCTTTATACATTCAAAAATGAAAGCACTCAGGATGCTTCGAAAAATGCGCATCTCTACGAGCAAATCAAGGAGGTGAACGGCCAGCCTGTGGTGAGCAATCCAGCCAAGGCAGGTGCCAGTTTAACTAAAGTGCAGAATGATTTCCGTGAAGCCCTACCCCTTGCGAACAAGGTTTGGACGTCGGCCGCTGACCTGAAGAGTGATCAGCGGTTAACCTCCCGTGAGCTTGATTTTGCGCGTCTCAATCCACGTAATCGCATGGATCGGGACGACGGCCAGTTTGGCCATCAAGGCCCGATAAAAAGTTTTACATCCTTGCCCCTCGAGCAAACGGTGGTTCCTCGGGGCAATGGCTTTGCGGTCTGGCAAGTGAAGCAGGACACCGGCTTTGCGCGCGACGCGGCGTTGCAGGCGAAACCAGTCGTGGCAGGCCCTTCCGGTACTACCGACCGCTTTATGACGGCTGCCCGTCTTTTGGGTAATGGCCTGATTAACGAACTGGGCCTCAACCCACCCAAGGCAGGAGAGTCTCCCTCGCAAAGTGAGGCCAGGGCACAGCGGGAAATGAAAGAACTGGTGCGCTGGATGGCTACCGGCTACCTGGTGGACGACAATCACCACTCCATGGTTGAGGTCAACCTGGGCGCTGCCAACCATGGTCTTGCGGCGCAATGGGGCGCGCAGCTATACCGCGAACCCTTTACCGCGCCGATCAATACCCGCCAATTCTCTATCTCCAACGCCGACGTCGCACGAGAGTTGGAATGGCAACCGGCAGTGAAGACCCATTATGAGAAGTTTCGACATGATTTGCAGGGTGGCAATCGTGCAACGGTGACGCCTGATGGGCGGGTGCTCTGA
- a CDS encoding ScpA family protein, which yields MEVFLEAFEGPLDLLLYLIRKQNINILDIPVAEITRQYMGYVELMQSVRLELAAEYLVMAAMLAEIKSRMLLPRSETVEAEEDDPRAELIRRLQEYERFKAAAEGIDGLSRVGRDVVVPKLDAPEARARKLLPDVSLEELLMSMAEVLRRGDMFESHQVSREALSTRERMSDVLERLKGGGFVPFVELFTKEEGRLGVVVTFMAILELVKESLVELVQNEPFAAIHVRARAE from the coding sequence CTGGAAGTCTTCCTCGAAGCCTTCGAAGGCCCGCTGGACTTGCTGCTGTACCTGATTCGCAAGCAGAACATCAACATTCTCGACATCCCGGTGGCGGAAATCACCCGCCAGTACATGGGCTATGTCGAGTTGATGCAGTCGGTGCGCCTGGAACTGGCCGCCGAGTACCTGGTGATGGCCGCGATGTTGGCGGAGATCAAGTCGCGCATGCTGTTGCCGCGTTCGGAGACCGTCGAAGCGGAAGAGGATGACCCGCGCGCCGAATTGATCCGCCGCTTGCAGGAGTACGAACGCTTCAAGGCCGCTGCCGAAGGCATTGACGGCCTGAGCCGGGTTGGTCGTGATGTGGTGGTGCCCAAGCTTGATGCCCCGGAAGCCCGGGCGCGCAAGTTGTTGCCGGACGTGAGTCTGGAAGAATTGTTGATGTCCATGGCCGAGGTGCTGCGCCGTGGCGATATGTTTGAAAGCCATCAGGTCAGCCGTGAAGCCTTGTCCACCCGCGAACGCATGAGCGATGTGCTGGAGCGCCTCAAAGGCGGCGGTTTCGTGCCCTTTGTCGAGCTGTTTACCAAAGAAGAAGGGCGCCTGGGGGTGGTGGTGACGTTTATGGCGATCCTCGAACTGGTCAAGGAATCCTTGGTCGAGTTGGTACAGAATGAGCCTTTTGCGGCTATCCACGTGCGGGCGCGAGCCGAATAA
- a CDS encoding MFS transporter yields the protein MVGLMTAGLIINYLARNTLSVAAPTLMSDLSISTEQYSHIVVAWQVCYALMQPVAGYVIDAIGTKMGFAIFAIAWSVVCALAAFATGWQSLAAARGALGLTESAGFPGGVKAITEWFPAKERSVAIGWFNFGSSFGALLAPPLVVWAILHSGWQLAFLIVGAIGLIWSGLWLWLYKHPLDQRRLGDAERDYILAGQESHLKEGVQKKASWKRILKSRNFFAIASARMLSEPAWQTFNAWIPLYLMTERHMNIKEMALFAWLPFLAADIGCVLGGYLSPLFHRHFKVSLFTSRKLVMLLGCLCMIGPACIGLVDSAYTAIALLCVGGFAHQTLSGALFSIASDSFGKNDVATATGGGQMCGFIGAAAFTAVFGVLVTKVGYSPLFVVLAILDLIAAVIILSVARAIPQEPEPQAPGTTQPGHGSLLPV from the coding sequence ATGGTCGGGCTGATGACGGCCGGGCTGATCATCAATTACCTGGCCCGCAACACCTTGTCGGTTGCCGCACCGACGCTGATGAGTGACTTGAGCATCTCCACTGAGCAGTACTCTCACATCGTGGTCGCCTGGCAGGTCTGTTACGCGTTGATGCAGCCGGTGGCGGGGTACGTGATTGATGCCATTGGCACCAAGATGGGGTTTGCGATTTTTGCTATTGCCTGGTCGGTGGTGTGCGCGTTGGCGGCCTTTGCCACCGGCTGGCAGAGCCTGGCCGCGGCCCGTGGTGCGTTGGGGTTGACGGAGTCGGCGGGATTTCCGGGCGGGGTCAAGGCGATTACCGAATGGTTTCCGGCCAAGGAGCGTTCCGTCGCCATCGGCTGGTTCAACTTTGGTTCTTCCTTTGGTGCATTGTTGGCGCCACCGCTGGTGGTGTGGGCGATTTTGCACAGCGGCTGGCAGTTAGCGTTCCTGATTGTCGGCGCGATTGGCCTCATCTGGAGCGGACTCTGGCTGTGGCTCTACAAACATCCGTTGGATCAGCGTCGCCTGGGGGACGCCGAGCGTGATTACATCCTCGCCGGCCAGGAATCTCACCTCAAGGAGGGCGTTCAGAAAAAGGCCAGTTGGAAGCGCATCCTCAAGAGTCGCAACTTCTTCGCCATCGCCTCGGCCCGGATGCTTTCGGAGCCGGCCTGGCAGACCTTCAATGCATGGATCCCGTTGTACCTGATGACCGAGCGGCACATGAACATCAAGGAAATGGCGCTGTTTGCCTGGCTACCGTTTCTCGCGGCGGACATTGGTTGTGTGTTGGGAGGGTACCTGAGCCCGCTGTTTCACCGGCACTTCAAGGTGTCGCTGTTTACCTCGCGCAAGCTGGTGATGTTGCTGGGTTGCCTGTGCATGATCGGTCCTGCATGCATAGGGCTGGTAGACAGTGCCTACACGGCGATCGCATTGTTGTGTGTCGGCGGTTTCGCCCACCAGACGTTGTCGGGGGCGTTGTTTTCCATCGCTTCGGATTCCTTTGGGAAAAACGACGTGGCGACCGCGACCGGCGGGGGGCAAATGTGTGGATTTATCGGCGCGGCGGCCTTTACGGCGGTGTTTGGCGTACTGGTGACAAAAGTCGGCTACAGCCCGCTGTTCGTGGTGCTGGCGATTTTGGACCTGATTGCTGCCGTGATCATCTTGAGCGTCGCCAGGGCCATTCCCCAGGAGCCCGAACCTCAGGCTCCCGGCACGACTCAGCCCGGCCACGGCTCGCTGCTGCCGGTCTGA
- the scpB gene encoding SMC-Scp complex subunit ScpB: MNLTEPRELAPLLEAFLLASGKPQSLERLFELFEEAERPEPPVFKKALEILRKSCDGRAFELREVASGYRLQIREKFSPWVGRLWEERPQRYSRAMLETMALIAYRQPITRGEIEDVRGVAVNSHIVKTLLEREWIRIVGYRDVPGKPAMFATTKVFLDHFNLKNLDDLPPLAELREIEPDPILDFDDVPVPAGLQELADASAEPEEPKDETSFHTLLLELDDMEQGIKTDFDDLLRDGVREPDPEMTVNVEIEAEVDDAEPEPEPEPEPEEDILGVAEAREKLLAAVAALEQSELSDEELEAQALAEAIENERRQFEE; encoded by the coding sequence ATGAATTTGACTGAACCCCGCGAACTGGCCCCGTTGCTGGAGGCCTTTCTCCTGGCCTCGGGCAAGCCGCAATCCCTAGAGCGCTTGTTCGAGCTGTTTGAAGAAGCTGAGCGCCCGGAACCGCCGGTGTTCAAGAAGGCCTTGGAGATCCTGCGCAAGTCCTGCGATGGCCGGGCGTTTGAGCTGCGTGAGGTTGCCTCGGGCTACCGCCTGCAAATCCGCGAGAAATTCTCGCCGTGGGTTGGCCGCTTGTGGGAAGAGCGCCCGCAGCGCTATTCACGGGCGATGCTGGAGACTATGGCGCTGATCGCCTATCGCCAACCCATCACCCGCGGCGAGATCGAAGATGTGCGGGGCGTGGCGGTCAACAGCCATATCGTCAAGACATTGCTGGAGCGTGAGTGGATTCGCATCGTCGGCTACCGTGACGTGCCCGGTAAGCCCGCGATGTTTGCCACCACCAAGGTGTTTCTCGATCACTTCAACCTGAAAAACCTCGACGATTTGCCGCCCCTGGCCGAGCTGCGGGAAATCGAGCCGGATCCGATATTGGACTTCGACGACGTGCCGGTGCCGGCCGGGCTGCAAGAGTTGGCCGATGCCAGTGCCGAGCCGGAAGAGCCCAAGGACGAAACCAGTTTCCATACGTTGTTGCTGGAACTGGACGACATGGAGCAGGGGATCAAGACCGACTTCGACGATTTGCTGCGCGATGGAGTGAGGGAACCTGATCCGGAAATGACGGTGAACGTTGAAATCGAGGCCGAGGTTGACGACGCTGAACCCGAGCCGGAACCTGAACCCGAACCCGAGGAAGACATCCTCGGTGTGGCCGAAGCCCGGGAGAAACTCCTGGCCGCCGTGGCCGCTCTTGAGCAGTCGGAACTGAGCGATGAGGAACTCGAGGCCCAGGCATTGGCCGAGGCCATTGAGAATGAGCGCCGCCAATTCGAAGAGTGA
- the rluB gene encoding 23S rRNA pseudouridine(2605) synthase RluB: MSDQDQKDSQEIGPAGEKLQKVLARIGVGSRRDVEAWITQKRIKVNGVEATLGQRVDLHDAITIDGKVIKREEAAESVRRVIMYNKPDGEICTRDDPEGRPTVFDKMPRPKEGRWINIGRLDINTTGLLMFTTDGELANRLMHPSYEMDREYAVRVRGEVDDEMIERLKAGVVLEDGPAKFTDIKQAPGGEGFNHWYHCVVMEGRNREVRRLWESQGLVVSRLKRVRFGPVFLNSDLPMGRWREMSQYEVDILSAEVGLTPVAMPQMNAKSKDKLERMQRKSSRPVARTERVARTVRPALDAPATGGRISREPHVEGDRRPSAPARQDGERAPRTPRPAGRGDAPAGGRSNRGESGRGAPATDRPADSASTKRPAKPAPKKRPALKLVDDAPSGKRRGAPAGSGQRPGFGRKKPQ, encoded by the coding sequence ATGAGTGACCAAGACCAGAAAGACAGCCAGGAAATTGGCCCTGCAGGCGAAAAGCTGCAGAAAGTCCTCGCCCGTATCGGCGTCGGCTCGCGCCGCGACGTAGAGGCCTGGATCACCCAGAAGCGCATCAAGGTCAATGGTGTTGAAGCCACCCTTGGCCAGCGGGTCGACCTGCACGACGCCATCACCATCGATGGCAAAGTCATCAAGCGTGAAGAGGCCGCCGAATCGGTGCGCCGCGTCATCATGTACAACAAGCCCGATGGCGAAATCTGCACCCGTGACGACCCAGAAGGCCGTCCTACCGTATTCGACAAGATGCCGCGCCCTAAAGAAGGTCGCTGGATCAACATCGGTCGTCTCGACATCAACACCACTGGCCTGCTGATGTTCACCACCGACGGTGAACTGGCCAACCGCTTGATGCACCCGTCCTACGAAATGGACCGCGAATACGCGGTACGTGTACGTGGCGAAGTCGATGACGAGATGATCGAGCGCCTGAAAGCCGGCGTCGTGCTGGAAGATGGCCCGGCCAAGTTCACCGACATCAAGCAGGCGCCAGGCGGCGAAGGCTTTAACCATTGGTACCACTGCGTGGTGATGGAAGGCCGTAACCGTGAAGTGCGTCGCCTGTGGGAATCCCAGGGCCTGGTGGTCAGCCGCCTGAAGCGCGTGCGTTTCGGTCCGGTGTTCCTCAACTCCGACCTGCCGATGGGCCGCTGGCGCGAAATGAGCCAGTATGAAGTCGACATTCTGAGTGCTGAAGTGGGCCTGACGCCTGTGGCCATGCCGCAGATGAACGCCAAGAGCAAAGACAAGCTTGAGCGTATGCAGCGTAAATCGTCGCGCCCTGTGGCTCGCACCGAACGCGTTGCCCGCACCGTGCGCCCAGCGTTGGACGCGCCGGCTACTGGCGGTCGCATCTCCCGTGAACCGCACGTGGAAGGCGATCGTCGTCCGTCGGCACCTGCTCGTCAGGACGGCGAACGTGCTCCACGCACGCCGCGTCCGGCGGGTCGTGGTGACGCGCCAGCAGGCGGTCGCAGCAACCGTGGTGAGTCGGGTCGTGGTGCTCCTGCGACGGATCGCCCGGCGGACAGCGCCAGCACTAAGCGCCCAGCCAAGCCTGCGCCGAAAAAGCGCCCAGCGCTGAAGCTGGTAGACGACGCGCCATCGGGCAAGCGCCGTGGTGCGCCGGCCGGTTCGGGTCAGCGTCCAGGTTTTGGTCGCAAGAAGCCGCAGTGA